A region of the Myxococcus stipitatus DSM 14675 genome:
GGGCGTGGTGGCCGTCGGCATGGAAGGGATGATGCGCACGGGCGCCTTCTGCGCCGCGGTGGCCGCGCTCGTCATGCCCACGCCCCTCGCCGTGGGCATGGGCATGCTCGCGGGCGCGGGACTGGCCGCGGTGCATGGCTTCCTGTGCATCCGCTGGCGCTCGGACCAGGTGGTGTCCGGCATCGCGCTCAACCTGGTGGCCCTGGCCGGAGGCACCTTCCTCCTGGAGACCCACTTCGGCCCCAACGGAACGCCGCCTATCCAACAGCTCGGCACGTGGGAGCTACCGGGCCTGTCCTCCGTGCCGGTGCTCGGCGCGCTCTCCGGCCACGCCGCGCCCACCTATCTGGCACTTGTCCTTCCGTTGCTGTTGCAAGCCCTGCTGACCCGCACGCCCCTGGGCCTGCGCCTGCGCGCGGTGGGCGACAAGCCCCACGCGGTGGCCACCCTTGGACTCTCCGTCCCCGCCCTCCGGTGGGGCGCGGTGTTGGGCAGCGGACTGCTGGCGGGCCTGGGCGGCGCGGTGCTCTCCACCACGGTGCTGGACCGCTTCGAGCAACACACGCCCGCGGGCCTGGGCTTCATGGCCCTGGCCGCCATGGTGTTCGGCCGGTGGACCCCCCTGGGCGCCTTCCTCGCGGCGGCGTTCTTCGCCTTCGGCAACGCGCTGCGAATCGGCCTGGCCTCCAGTTCGCCAGCCCTCCTGGACCTCGTCCCCCAGGGCGTCTTGCTGGCCCTGCCCTACGTCCTCACCCTCCTCGTCCTCACCCTCCAAGGGCAGCGCAACAGCACCCCCGCCGCACTCGGGGTGCCATACGAGCAAGAGTCCCGCTGAGGACCGCCCCCACCAATTGGGTCATTTTGAACCCGGGTATGGATTGATTCCTGGTCACAACCGACCCCAAGATGTCAAAAGGCCAACGCCCATGGGGTCGCGCGCCGGGGAAAGATGACGGTCCAACCCCTTGCCGTTATTGGGGTGTTCTCCGGGTTTCTCCAGGATTAAGACACAGGGCGTCGGACTCCGCGACGGCACGCGCCTCGCATGGGCTCAAAGCGTCGGGCCGCGCCGGAACGGAAGAAGGCCAGCGGGGAGGCCTCAGCCATTCTGACGCATGGTCCGTAGGGACTCCTTGTGAATCCGGGCCCGGTCGGTCCGGTCAACATGGCGGGGTGGGTGATGCTGGAGACGACGGGAACGACCGAGACGTACCGCCCCCGCGTGTTGGCGGTGGACGTGGAATCCGAGGGCATGGAGCGGCTGTGCTCCATCCTGGCCCCGGCGGGCTACGACGTGCTGCCCGCGCGTGGAGAGGAGGCGCGTCAAGCCGCGGACCTCGTGTTGTTGGACGTGAAGCAACCAGGGACGGACGGACTGGCGGCCTATCGCCGGCTCCAGGCGGAGCTGGGTGTGCCGTCGGTGCCCGTGCTGATGCTGACGCGCCGGGCGGACCGCCAGCTGCGCCGACAGGTGCTCGAGGCGGGCGTCGACGACGTGCTGACCACTGAGCCGCTTGATCCGC
Encoded here:
- a CDS encoding ABC transporter permease, coding for MLEIIHRLLFATLDAAPALVFAALGAVLSERAGVVAVGMEGMMRTGAFCAAVAALVMPTPLAVGMGMLAGAGLAAVHGFLCIRWRSDQVVSGIALNLVALAGGTFLLETHFGPNGTPPIQQLGTWELPGLSSVPVLGALSGHAAPTYLALVLPLLLQALLTRTPLGLRLRAVGDKPHAVATLGLSVPALRWGAVLGSGLLAGLGGAVLSTTVLDRFEQHTPAGLGFMALAAMVFGRWTPLGAFLAAAFFAFGNALRIGLASSSPALLDLVPQGVLLALPYVLTLLVLTLQGQRNSTPAALGVPYEQESR